The Triticum aestivum cultivar Chinese Spring chromosome 5A, IWGSC CS RefSeq v2.1, whole genome shotgun sequence genomic sequence cctgccctgtcgctccgccacaaagatccacacagagggccgtcgggacaaaggtcctttcagcccccaatccgtgaatcactcgcgggtactcttcgagctgacccgactttagtcaccatctgtatagtatgtatgtaagtatagtatatacccgtgatcacctcccgagtgatcacggcccaatagtatagcaaggcagactgacaaggatgtagggccaatgatgataaactagcatcctatactaagcatttaggattgcaggtaaggtatcaacaggtgtagcaacaatgtcaggctatgcatcggaataggatcaacggaaagcagtaacatgctacactactctaatgcaagcagtatagagtagaataggcgatatctggtgatcaagggggggggcttgcctggttgctctggcaagagagaggggtcgtcaactccgtagtcgaactgggcagcagcagcgtcggtctcgtagtctacgggagagaagagggggaagaaacaatgaatacaatgcaaacaaatgcatatcgatgcatgacatgacaagtaatgatgctaggtgcgcccaatcgcggtagttggtgataccgacgaaggggggaaacatccgggaaagtattcccggtgtttcgcgttttcggacagatgaaccggagaggaaaagttgcgagttcgataggttagtggtgtgtggcggacgaacggactgcgtatccggaatcgtctcgtcgttctgagcaactttcatgttgaaaatattttaatccgagttacggattaaaagatatggtttttaaaagattttaacaattttggaatttaattatttatttaattaattcgaaaaaatgtatttatgacgtcagcatgatgtcatgctgacgtcaacagtcaacaggggttgactgagtcaaccctgacaggtgggtcccgttcgtcatacattgttaactaattaacctaattaagtttaattaacagtagttaattagattaattagttattaggttaattaatcaggattaattagattaattatttactaaattaattaattaatattttaattattatttatttattttttaacgttctggggtgggaccctgtggtcagtggcactgagtgcccagtcagcattgttgaccacggtcaacgtggtcaaccgaGTCCAGGGGGGCCACGGGCAGCGACCCAGAGGCGGGCCACGTCGGTGCCAGGTCAGCGCCGGCACCGGAGCAACGCCGGTGAGGCCATCCGCGGCGGCCgaacgccggagatggccggaatcgcgctatggCGCGCCATTCGAGCCCTGTTCGGGCGCGTTCGAAGGGTGGGGCTGGGCCGCATCCAACCGTGATGGTGGCGCGGGCCGTAATGGCCGGAATCTTCGCCGGCGGctagtggaggcggtggtggcgttcgGGAGGTTGCGGGAACGGGGCTACGGGGCGCAGGGGGCGTGGCCAGGGACGGTGCGTTGGGGCGGACGAAGCGAGGCCGGGGCGAGGTGGTGGGGgttcaggggaggaggaggagcgagggaggccggtggccacggcgagggGAACGGCGCCGACCAGGAATGGGCGCAGGGCGCTGGGCGCCGCCGGGGCGGACCCGAGCGACGGCGGCATCGATGCCGGAGAGCGGGGCCGGGTGGCACGAGGCCAGAGGGCGAGCGGGCGACGGTGGTGGCCGGGGCGCAGTCACGGGAGGTCGCGGGCGCGGCGGATCCGGCGACGGGAGCAGAGGGGAGGAGCGGGGCGATGCTCACGGTTGGGGGGGAGGCGTAGGGTCTAGACATCgtgctcgggggcggtcggggacgaccggcgaagaggagggcggggaggcgtcCGGCGGCGACAGGGCGGTCCGGCGTGTGGCGGCggcctcctcccgatccagatcggggggggggagggaggataTTTCGGGGGGAAGTGGGGGAGGCTgacggtggggagtggggggggagtggataagggagaggagtgggggggggggacctgggccggcctggttggcccgatggccagctgggccgcggtccagcaggggggggggcttccctccttttgtttttttttctttttggttttctgtttttctttcctttcggtatcttcttttattatttcttttctgtttaaatcatttaatccatttagccattttataaaaatatgcctgttgcactataattaccctggtaatattcgtcaaccaccgaacaattttattttaaattttgaaaatttttattgttttcatcaatttgaattttgaatttgaacggtttcgaattattgcgaggatagcaacagtaatcgggatgacgtgccatgattagcgtgggattactgtagcaagattatccgggcgttacaggagggagagggaggcgccagggcttaggtatggttgccctcccttcccccactatatatagggccaagggagaggggggaggcgcagccttggcccttcctccaaggaagggtgcggccaagggaggagtccctcctccccaaggcacctcggaggtgccttccccctttaggactcttccttcttcttatctcttggcgcatgggcctcttggggctggtgcccttggcccatacaggccaaggcgcatcccctacagcccatgtgcccccccggggtaggtggccccacccggtggacccccggtacccttccggtggtcccggtacaataccggtgaccccgaaacttgtcccgatggccgaaatagcacttcctatatataaatctttacctccggaccattccggaactcctcgtgacgtccgggatctcatccgggactccgaacaactttcgggttaccgcatactaatatctctataaccctagcgtcaccgaaccttaagtgtgtagaccctacgggttcgggagacatgcagacatgaccgagatgactctccggtcaataaccaacagcgggatctggatacccatgttggctcccacatgttccacgatgatctcatcggatgaaccacgatgtcaaggacttaatcaatcccgtatacaattccctttgtctagcggtacgatacttgcccgagattcgatcgtcggtatcccgataccttgttcaatctcgttaccggcaagtctctttactcgtttcgtaacacatcatcccgtgatcaactccttgatcacattgtgcacattatgatgatgtcctaccgagtgggcccagaggtacctctccgtttacacggagtgacaaatcccagtctcgattcgtgccaacccaacagacactttcagagatacccgtagtgcacctttatagccacccagttacgttgtgacgtttggcacacccaaagcattcctacggtatccgggagttgcacaatctcatggtctaaggaaatgatacttgacattagaaaagctttagcatacgaactacatgatcttgtgctaggcttaggattgggtcttgtccatcacatcattctcctaatgatgtgatcccgttatcaacgacatccaatgtccatggttaggaaaccgtaaccatctattgatcaacgagctagtcaactagaggcttactagggacatggtgttgtctatgtatccacacatgtatctgagtttcctatcaatacaattctagcatggataataaacgattatcatgaacaaggaaatataataataatcaatttattattgcctctagggcatatttccaacactaagacCTATGCAATTTACTGGACTACTATTGTGCAATTTTCTTTTAGAATGAATACCAAGGAGTAAATTTTTGGCTCCGTCGCTGGTGGTGCCCCTTGTTTCAAAGAGAGGGGGCGGGTTATTCACATTTAATTTGATGGCCAGAAGCAAATTGAAAGCTAATCAGTGGTAATTAAGACCCCTAGGGGTATGTAAATTCACTTTTATCTCAGTGCCCTAGTTTTTCTGTATAAGTTAGATGGACAAGGGAGAAAATGGCCTGGCAGCCAACAATTCTATGGTTTGCCATGTACTCCGTATGTGCAACCAATGGTGGAGAGGCAAGATGGCGTTGAGAAATAGATAGCTTTTTTTAGCAAATACTATGAAACAAATTACTTGTTTTGAGGCAAGTGAAATAGATTACTTGGTTGACAGACAAACATACTGTAGTGGTACCGGGGCTTGGGCCAAATCTCCAGCCCAACTCCTATTTGACGCCCTAAACGTCTGTTAGAGTGTCTTTTGCAACTTGGCACACCCTCTAACCCGCCACGCAATCCTGGGCTGGCCCATTCATTTTTATATTCTTTCTAACCTTCAAAAGATATAGGAGTGTGTTGTGGGAGATTCGAACTCCAGCCCTCCATGTTCAGTGCCGACGCCCGACGGCGCTAAACACTGTGAGCATATTTTGTTGTGCAATCTTACTTCTTTTTCTCTTGTTTGTGACAAATGTAAGGTTAAAAAAAGTGTCATGTTTCCTGTATGATTTTTCTTTTCTTGGTTTTTTTGTTCTATATATGGCCGTTTTTTctattattttttctttcttttttgttttcttttttatttcatcaACTTTCTTCAAATTTGTGAAATAAATCCTGAAACATGCGAGCATCAGGAATTGAACCCTAGTGGGCCGAgaataccactgtcctcctaaccatccagcCACAGGTTGCTTTGCACTTCTTACCAAAATCTAAAGAAATAAGGCTGGCTTAGGAGTTAGGAGTGGTTCAACCGGTAATCCATAGCTGATACGAGCACATATTGCTTCTGGGTGAACAGTAAAAGCAAAAAAAAAGTAAACAAAATACACATCaaagatgaaaaagttttctaaTGGCGTGCAAATTTCTTGGTGATTTGACATCGGGGGAGCTCGGGACAGAAAAATGAAAATCGTTGCTCCAAAATCAAGAATTTTTAACCTTTCTCAAATCGCCGATTGTTCCTTTTGTCCAGAGCTCCTCCAATGCCCAACCGCCGCGAATTTTGCACTCCTTTAGAAAACTTGTTCATCTTTGatgcaaagaaaagaaaaaacagatttttttttatGTCCACTGTTCATCCTGGGGAGCTAGCACCGAAACAAGGTCATAATGGTTCAATCTGTTATCAAAAATTTACCATTGACAAAACCAGAACAAAAATATCACAGCTTTTCTGAAAGAAGAAGCTCAAAGCAGCTTATCTGAAAACCACGACTATGCATTGTGCACAGCAGCGCCCGATGACAAAAATTCCAGCACtttggtgatgttgacggtgaagAAAACAAGGGGCATAACTTGGCCTGGAAGGATCTTCATGCTACCAACCACAGAAGGTATTTGGCTTCTGGCATCATTGCATCATATTACATCTGTTAGTACTATGCAGTAACATAAGTAGCTCATCCTTACGGATATAGCAGCAACCACAGAAACAAAATGAGAAGAGCAAGATTTAACTTGCCTACTCAGAGAATGGCAAGCTCCACGACAGAGATGGCGAAAGAGGGCATATGTAGCATCATCAGCATGGTTAGTAAGCAGTCAGTCTATCATGACACAGTGGCACCCCCTTGTACATTTATTTTCAAGTGTACATTACATGAGTTACCCTCAGGAGCTACACCGCATTTCCTCAACTTCTGGGAAATATACAGGGTCTACAACAAACGACGGCGAGCAACAGTTCGAAAACAAAGACCGCCATGCTGCTCCACACAAACATGGTCCATCTCCAATGCCAGAGTACTCTCTTGAGCAGAGGGAGCTCGGCCTCCAGCTTTATCGACGCGTCATAGATCTCTGGGATGCCTGCACCAGTTGCAAACTCGGCTCGTTGCTCGAGCACCATCCTTACTCCTGTTATTGGCTTGAAAGCCTCCTTAATGCCCGTCATTTTTAGTTTGATAACCTGAGATTCAGATGAATAGCCGGACAAAAGAGAAACACTTTGGAAAAAGGTTTCTATGAAATGCATGTGGACGCTCTTGAACTTTAGCATGCATGGTTGACTCGAAGCCGTGACCACTTTCCCATCTGCAGATAGAAGCTCTGCCCTCACCTGAACTCAGAGGAAGAAGGCAAAATCAGATGGAGAGGATATTAGTGCTAACTAGTACTGAGTGTAACAAATGTTGTGCATATAATTTTGGACAGATACAGTTATACACTGATAGCTCTGTGACAGGAACGATCTATATTGCGTATGCATACATACTATGAATTCTAAACTCATAAGTTTGAAGAAAACATGAATTGGGTATATAATGCTTTCACATCCTTCAAAAGTATGGCACATTCAGTTGGAAAGAAGGACATTTCATCATGAAAATGAACCGTGGAGCAAGAAACAGCAAGTTGACTTAACTCTCTTATTGATATGCATATGGCTGTATCTGGTTGAAAGCCATATGCACAGGCATACTCAGTTGTAGCATGTTTTGTTAGATCTTTGAGAAAATGTAATGACTTCATAGCTTAGTCGAACAAATAACATAGGCTGCCTGACACCGCATGCACTGCATCTATCCCACCAAACATGTTTTAGATTCACTAATTGACCTATCCGGCCTGGTTTTGCATGTCAACAATCTACTTTCTAGTCTCATATCCATTTGACGTTGTCATGGATTATATATCTCATTCCGTTGAGCCGCTTATAAATATTTGGATGTTTGGCTAGCTGTTCTTTTCATAATCAAGTTACATACAGATGCATTATTGTGTTCCTGAACATATGATGTGAAATGTGAGAGCAAAACAGAACTTATCTAGCTTTGTTCAACTTTACAAAACAATGTTGGCCCAACCTCCTTATCACACAGCTTTACAAGTAAGCACAGTAAAGAACAGCAACTACAAACTAATTCTCGGACCATCAATTTATATCACATATACAATAAATTTCTTCAAATTCAGAACTATGCCTCCTAAGCTTGGTAGCCTTTCCTAATCAAAATTATTGCTGACATCTCAATGCACAACAGAGTTGCAGTTAATAACTTCTTATTTATCATGTATTGTCCAAAGTTACATGATGAAAGACATAAATGGGCAGGAATCTAATTTGTAACCATCAGTTCATTTAGCCACACTTCAATGCGGTATACTCTGTTCCCTTGATAGCTAAGGCATTTTTCAAGGAAATTATCATGTCAAACTACTTTGACAAGGACCAGCAAGAAAGGTACCTGGAAAACCCCAAGCCTCCTGTTGTAATCCGACTCGGGCAGCGTCAGCAACACCTCGAGCTGCATCCGCTGTTGCGGCGGCACCAACCGCCCCACCGGCACAAATGCCACAGGGCTCGGCTTGGTGTAATCGAAATTCAGGTTCTCTGTCACCTGAACGGGCTCCTCCACCACTTTCCCCACCAAGACCCCCCCTGCCGTGAACGCCATAGCGAGCATCATGCACAGAAGCACGCAGACGTACATGGCCCAGAGCGCCCCCCAGAGCAGCCTCGCCACCACGCGCGGAACCCCGTCCCCCGCTCCGAGCCACGCGCCCACGGCGCCGGTGGCCTGCCCCGCCACCCCGAGAGCCCAATCCCTCGCCCGCTGCGCCGAGCCGAGCGGGTCGGTCACGAAGAGGAACCACCATTGCAGCAGCCGGAAGGGGAACGTGAGGCAGGCGACGAGCGCGCTGACCTGGAACACCACGGCTTTGATGACGAACACGGCGAAGGACTCGAGGAAGGCCGGCGGCGCCGTCGCCATCGGCCTGTAATCCGGCGCCGCGGCCTCTGACTCCGCATCCTTCTCGTCCACTTCCTCCTCGGGGACCGCCGACTCCGCATCCTTCTCGTCCACCTCCGCCTCGGGGGCCGCCGACTCCGCACCCTTCTCGTCCACCTCCGCCTCGGGGGCCGGCGGCTCCGAATCCTTCTCGTCCACATTCGCCTCGGGGGCTGCCGGCTCCGAATCCTTCTCGTCCACATTCGCCTCGGGGGCCGCCGGCTCCGCGTCCTTCTGGTCCACCTCCTCCTCGAGGGGAGGGGGAGAACGGGGCGCGCTGGTGGCCTCGGAGGAATCGGAATCGGAACCGGAATCGGGCTTGGCCTTGCCCGTGTCCTTGCCCTTGTCGGGCTCATCGGCCGCGGTGACGGAGACGGAGACGGTGACGTTGGAGTCGGAATCGGGCATGGCCTTGTCCTTGTCGGGCTCATCGACCGCGGTGATGGTGGACGCGGCGGAGGCCGAGGGGGAGACGGGGTCGTCGGGCTGCGTCAGGATtttggcgcggcgcgggcggcggcggagggtggaggaggacggggtgtggggtgagggagggggagggggagtgggGAGGGCATCGGAGACGTCGAAGAAGTCGGCTTCGGAGGTGGGCGGTGCGGAGGGCGTGGCGGCGGGGTCGTCGGCGTCCATCGGAGGGGAACCGGATGCGTGGCCGGGGAAGGGGGCGAGGAGGCGCTCGGCGGTGCGGGGGCATGGACAGGTGGAGGATTTCCTTGGAAGGAATCGTGGGCGGTGAACGGTGGGGGAAGGCGGGCGGGCATTTTGCAGTTACGCCCTTGTAGATTGCACTTTTCTCCCTCGTAATATCTGTGTTTTTCGGATGGCTTTACTCCCTTTGCCCTAACCATTTTCTTTACTGCACACTCTCtccgtaaaaaaatataagagcgtttacgcATCCGGTTCCTTCCAAGTAATAATTATATTTTTCATGTTGTTAAATTTACGCACTTACCACTTTTGTTAGAAAAATTATACTTACCGCTTTGTTTTAACTAGCCCTGACAAGGTGTTGCGAGGATCGAATGCCACATTGATCGAGGCATCGAGGACATTGCCCAGGTAGGACACCATTAACCATGGTTGAACCAAAAACTTTGAAAAGAATGACCTACTGGTGCGGGCACACATATATTGGTGCGGCAGAAAAAGAGGGAAATTCACCAAGATGTCTTCGAGGGCGGTTGACTCGAAATTGCATCAACGTTCGAGAGTTGTGAAAACATTTGACTTTGTGGACCATGCGTCGGAGCTTAAAGTCATGAAATAAGTTGGCATAATATTAATCTATAAGAAAGACCTCACATGTGACATATGAGAGTAGTAATATAAACTTGTACATTGATGCAGCATGACAGATTATAGGTACAAAAAACTAAAGATGCAAACGAATTACTCCCTTTGTAAAAAAacataagagcatttagatcactggcttttatttgtttacggagggagtaccatgcAAAATCTGAGACCATGGTATGCAATCGGAACTACTCCACGCACGATACTACTGCACGACCTTTGCACGACGGGTGAATCCAGTGGCCGATgcctttttcattcatatgcatgTGCGGCTAGATTTCAGCATCGTGCGTGGATCGTGCGATTTCTGTTGTGTGCATAGCAGGACTCGTATGCAATTAAACAATCACATTTACTACCAACTTCGGCCACCTACCAATGCAACATAGATTAACCATAATTGCACAAATACAATACTGCAATGCATGTAATAAAATAATATCAATTTAGGATACATGTACAACAAGTACCAACTTAAAAGAATTCAACATTAATGATAACTAGCGAAATGTCTGTGTTACCATAGAATAATAATAAAAACTGCACATAAACACTGATTTGGGAGGCGAGTGATGACATGAATGCATGAGGGTCAAAGACGGGCAACAAATCGGATGTCAACCTAGGTATCCATGGGCTCCACCTCTAGCCCACACATAATTCACCGTCGGAGCGACTACTTTGCATTTAAGAATGATTTGAACTGAATGAATCCATAAAAATTTAAGAGGAAGTATCTTGGAAGCTTTAATCAAAAGAGTGCCACGACCAAGATTCATATGAGATGCATTTTTACAACAAATTTCCATGGGATTTTTCACACCCGCTATAAATTATTTCTTACACTCATTTTGAATCAATTTATCGAAGTACATGATATTTCTTGGATAAAAGTACATGCACCAGATGAGCTTGATTCTTTATTGTGGAAAATAATTTGGAAGGGTCGGAGAAACAACACCATATAAATTTACATGACATTCTTATACAAAGCATTGTAAACATTGAATCAAGTCAACCAAGACATTCAAATTTATTTTGATAACACATATAGTCTTTTGTTTCTCTGAATCATCAGGTGTATGAGGCACTTGCTCGATTTTGGCAGATGGGCGCCCTTACGTTTTACAAGGTTTTCTGGACCACATGCATCTACGAAAAACAATTAAGTTAGGTCAATTTCCCGGGCCTTTAGATCTATTTAGGTCAATGTTCCTATCCTTTGAGTTTGCTTTGAGATGCGTGTTTGATTGCCACGTGGTGAgcgtgttgaaaatatgccctggAAAAATagtaaagtattatttatttcctttttaatTATTGTTGTATTTCTATGATATAATTGCAATGATTCTTGAATGAGAGAGCTAGTCGTAAACTCTGTTGCATATGTGAAAACATACACCAGATAGATCCCTAGTATTGGCTCCAAGACTAGCTCATGTATTGCATACTATCTTGTTTTACTGATCATGAGCATTGTTAAAGTAACAAGGATGCCAACAGTAGTGAAAACATGTTGTTGGTTGAACAATGGTGTTGGACAAACCGAATACTTGTGTTATACTACGAGGAATCG encodes the following:
- the LOC123104564 gene encoding seipin-2, with product MDADDPAATPSAPPTSEADFFDVSDALPTPPPPPSPHTPSSSTLRRRPRRAKILTQPDDPVSPSASAASTITAVDEPDKDKAMPDSDSNVTVSVSVTAADEPDKGKDTGKAKPDSGSDSDSSEATSAPRSPPPLEEEVDQKDAEPAAPEANVDEKDSEPAAPEANVDEKDSEPPAPEAEVDEKGAESAAPEAEVDEKDAESAVPEEEVDEKDAESEAAAPDYRPMATAPPAFLESFAVFVIKAVVFQVSALVACLTFPFRLLQWWFLFVTDPLGSAQRARDWALGVAGQATGAVGAWLGAGDGVPRVVARLLWGALWAMYVCVLLCMMLAMAFTAGGVLVGKVVEEPVQVTENLNFDYTKPSPVAFVPVGRLVPPQQRMQLEVLLTLPESDYNRRLGVFQVRAELLSADGKVVTASSQPCMLKFKSVHMHFIETFFQSVSLLSGYSSESQVIKLKMTGIKEAFKPITGVRMVLEQRAEFATGAGIPEIYDASIKLEAELPLLKRVLWHWRWTMFVWSSMAVFVFELLLAVVCCRPCIFPRS